From Caldicellulosiruptor hydrothermalis 108, a single genomic window includes:
- a CDS encoding bifunctional homocysteine S-methyltransferase/methylenetetrahydrofolate reductase, with translation MKKSFREFLKEQSTVIFDGAMGTELLNRGFSLDFPLEWANVTRPELVKQIHTDYILAGASSIETNTFGANECKLKVFGFENEVERINRSAVRIAKEAAENKVYVIGSVGPLGKPVGSGFEIDARRAKEVYKRQLYFLLDEGVDAIIFETAASTHEVQIAIEALKELNDKIPYIIQFSFTKDLSTIYGEDIYRVIEFLKSTDADVVGLNCGNGPQKTLEALKIFSQHLKGPFSVQPNAGYPQLVQGRLIFSTSAKYFASFVPEYIKLGAKVVGGCCGTTPEHIKAIKEKVKEFSPSIEVEVSERKEEQKAVLKDTPSELSQKLGKKFIFTVEISPPKGIELEKTKEGVKLLKEAGADTVNIADSPMARVRISPIALAHILKEELGMESILHFTCRDRNLISLQSELLGAAALGVKNVLALTGDPPSIGDHPQAKPVFDVNSEGLVLILSRLNNGTDYMGNPIGKATNFTIGVALNLNADDLGKEIEKLKHKIENGAHFIETQPIYDAETLERFLEKVDFTLPPILGGILPLRSSRHAEFLHNEVPGITIPDKIRERMRSSKEPAKEGVEIACEIVDRIKHMVSGIYIMPPFEKYEMAVEIIRNFRY, from the coding sequence TTGAAGAAAAGCTTTAGAGAGTTTTTAAAAGAGCAGTCTACCGTAATTTTTGACGGTGCAATGGGCACAGAGCTTTTGAACAGAGGATTTTCGCTGGACTTTCCACTTGAGTGGGCAAATGTAACAAGACCTGAGCTTGTAAAGCAAATTCACACAGACTATATTTTGGCAGGCGCAAGTAGCATTGAAACTAACACGTTTGGTGCAAATGAGTGCAAGCTCAAAGTTTTTGGGTTTGAAAACGAGGTTGAGAGGATAAACAGAAGTGCTGTCAGGATTGCAAAAGAGGCAGCAGAAAATAAAGTTTATGTCATAGGCAGTGTTGGACCGCTTGGGAAACCAGTTGGAAGTGGTTTTGAGATAGATGCTAGACGAGCAAAAGAGGTGTACAAAAGACAGCTTTATTTTCTTTTGGACGAAGGGGTTGATGCAATAATCTTTGAGACAGCTGCATCAACACATGAGGTTCAAATCGCAATTGAAGCTTTGAAGGAGCTAAATGATAAAATTCCATATATAATTCAATTTTCCTTTACCAAAGATCTGAGCACAATATATGGGGAAGATATCTACAGGGTAATAGAATTTTTGAAATCCACAGATGCAGATGTTGTGGGACTTAACTGCGGCAATGGTCCTCAAAAGACTTTAGAGGCTTTGAAGATATTCTCCCAACATTTAAAAGGTCCATTTTCTGTCCAGCCGAATGCAGGGTATCCCCAGCTTGTGCAGGGAAGGCTTATTTTTTCAACATCAGCTAAGTATTTTGCATCATTTGTTCCTGAATATATAAAGCTTGGTGCAAAAGTTGTTGGTGGATGCTGCGGAACAACTCCTGAACATATAAAGGCTATAAAAGAAAAAGTAAAAGAGTTTTCACCCAGCATAGAAGTTGAAGTGAGTGAGAGAAAAGAAGAACAGAAAGCAGTTTTAAAAGACACTCCATCTGAGCTTTCTCAAAAGCTTGGCAAAAAATTTATCTTTACAGTTGAGATAAGTCCACCCAAAGGAATTGAGCTTGAAAAGACAAAAGAGGGTGTGAAGCTTTTAAAAGAGGCCGGAGCAGACACAGTAAACATTGCAGACTCTCCAATGGCAAGGGTCAGAATCTCTCCAATTGCTCTTGCTCATATACTCAAAGAAGAGCTGGGTATGGAGTCAATACTGCACTTTACATGCAGGGATAGGAACCTTATCTCTCTTCAGTCAGAGCTTCTGGGTGCAGCAGCACTTGGAGTTAAAAATGTGTTGGCGCTCACAGGTGACCCACCATCAATTGGCGACCATCCACAGGCAAAACCAGTGTTTGATGTTAACTCTGAAGGTCTTGTTTTAATTCTGAGTAGGCTAAATAACGGTACAGATTACATGGGCAATCCCATTGGCAAGGCAACAAACTTTACAATAGGTGTTGCGCTGAATCTTAACGCAGATGATTTGGGAAAAGAGATAGAAAAGCTCAAGCACAAGATTGAAAATGGGGCGCACTTTATCGAAACACAGCCAATTTACGATGCAGAAACACTGGAGAGGTTTTTAGAAAAGGTTGACTTTACCCTGCCACCAATTTTGGGTGGAATTTTGCCGCTTAGGTCCTCTCGCCATGCCGAGTTTTTGCACAATGAAGTGCCAGGAATCACAATACCAGACAAAATCCGCGAGAGAATGCGCAGTTCCAAGGAACCTGCAAAAGAGGGAGTAGAGATTGCCTGTGAGATAGTTGACAGAATAAAACACATGGTAAGTGGCATCTACATCATGCCACCGTTCGAAAAATATGAGATGGCTGTGGAGATAATTAGGAATTTTAGATATTAA
- a CDS encoding homocysteine S-methyltransferase family protein, with amino-acid sequence MALLKDELYRRVLIFDGAMGTQLIQNGLTEDECPDLWSVSRQDVVSSIHKQYFEAGSDCVETNTFGANREKLKKYGLENEVENINKWAVKLAKEVAKEYSGYVGLSVGPTGRLFIPSGDLSFDEAERIFYEQILSGIQAGADFVSIETMSDIKEAKAAFFAYKKAKEELNKDIPCLVSFTFEQNKRLLMGTPPEVAAYYFSLIGCDIVGANCSGGAMHLLEVIKQMQGFSFVPLSVKPNAGLPKVLDGKTVYESCIPEFVNLADEFVENGVRLYGGCCGTNPEYIRAISKVLKGKEVSFESSIQKKFITSIYSLLDISQKFSVYEFKLTNDFSAEAVFELAGLEEDAIFVDIDENVEPEVLKEFLIESQDFSKKPYIFNIETKSHIDVIERYYFGVYGAVSSMHGKSAVKVLI; translated from the coding sequence TTGGCATTGCTAAAAGATGAGCTTTATAGAAGAGTTTTGATTTTTGATGGGGCGATGGGCACTCAGCTTATTCAAAATGGCTTGACAGAAGATGAATGTCCTGATTTGTGGTCGGTATCACGACAGGATGTAGTTTCGTCTATTCACAAGCAGTACTTTGAAGCTGGCTCTGACTGTGTTGAGACAAACACCTTTGGCGCAAACAGAGAAAAGCTCAAGAAATATGGACTTGAAAATGAGGTTGAGAATATAAACAAATGGGCGGTCAAGCTTGCAAAAGAGGTTGCAAAAGAGTATAGCGGGTATGTTGGGCTCTCTGTTGGACCAACAGGCAGGCTTTTTATCCCTTCAGGTGATCTTAGCTTTGATGAGGCAGAAAGAATATTTTACGAACAGATTTTGAGTGGAATTCAAGCGGGAGCAGATTTTGTTTCGATTGAAACCATGTCTGACATAAAAGAAGCAAAGGCTGCGTTTTTTGCATATAAAAAGGCAAAAGAAGAGTTGAATAAAGATATACCCTGTTTGGTGTCTTTTACGTTTGAACAAAACAAGAGGCTTTTGATGGGAACCCCTCCAGAGGTTGCAGCATACTATTTCAGTTTAATTGGCTGTGACATTGTTGGTGCTAACTGCTCTGGTGGTGCGATGCATCTTTTAGAAGTTATAAAGCAGATGCAAGGTTTTTCGTTTGTTCCGCTTTCAGTAAAGCCAAACGCAGGGCTGCCCAAGGTACTTGATGGCAAGACTGTGTATGAAAGCTGCATTCCTGAGTTTGTAAATTTGGCAGATGAGTTTGTTGAAAATGGAGTCAGGCTCTATGGTGGGTGCTGTGGCACAAACCCTGAGTATATCAGAGCAATATCAAAGGTTTTAAAAGGAAAAGAGGTTTCATTTGAAAGTAGCATACAGAAGAAGTTTATAACATCAATTTATTCCTTGCTTGATATTTCTCAAAAATTTAGCGTATATGAATTCAAGCTCACAAATGATTTCTCAGCAGAAGCTGTCTTTGAACTTGCAGGGCTTGAAGAGGATGCAATATTTGTTGATATTGATGAGAATGTAGAGCCTGAGGTTTTAAAAGAATTTTTAATAGAATCTCAGGATTTTTCTAAAAAACCTTATATTTTTAATATAGAAACAAAGTCTCATATAGATGTTATTGAAAGGTATTACTTTGGCGTATATGGGGCAGTATCAAGCATGCACGGCAAAAGCGCAGTCAAAGTGCTGATTTAA
- a CDS encoding ISNCY-like element ISCahy1 family transposase, giving the protein MFNTKPKQLSFIDLFSHLKASALYKPESLLGLFNKFIDLSHYIPSSFYNAYYKYFGKHRYFSLESMLCCFLVQKLLKLNTLTQLRAVLLNSFELRSFCNLHGNVPSISTLSRFRKIFASEIHKLFQNISIHAHNISIQQCPQDSSILIFDTTGIVPKVRENNPKFIHLLLKNTSKANPELPSEKVYSLVYSSLPKTANANSNIRLMFVNGHFCWALKFAVITNALGIPLALVPLFNYDSPSSDPQEAKAISDSKGLIPSLETLFSYIPKNFSTFIADSALDSHNIYSTLKNTFNFSKIVIPLNTRASKNTTPTSDPNIVISEDGIPICKKFNKPFKPEGKCQGKNRSLRLKWTCPMSQYKDGKRICSCPQPCTTSKSGRMFYTYPDNFRSFPGINRNSQEFFDLYKKRVAVEQTIYHLKSYMGSDTISTYDHISIFSDFLLSAITFSLLFILAHNIKLYCSKLTIKKLNKLKKLIA; this is encoded by the coding sequence ATGTTCAACACCAAACCTAAACAACTTTCTTTCATAGACCTATTCTCCCACCTAAAGGCTTCGGCTCTCTACAAGCCTGAAAGCCTCTTGGGCTTGTTCAATAAATTCATTGACTTGTCACATTATATACCTTCTTCTTTCTACAATGCCTACTACAAATATTTCGGTAAGCATAGATACTTCTCTTTAGAATCTATGCTTTGTTGCTTCCTCGTCCAAAAATTGCTCAAACTCAATACTTTAACTCAGCTTCGTGCTGTCTTACTCAACTCATTCGAACTTCGCTCATTTTGTAATCTTCATGGCAATGTCCCTTCTATCTCTACTCTCTCTCGCTTTAGAAAAATATTTGCAAGTGAAATCCATAAACTTTTTCAAAATATCTCTATCCATGCACATAATATTTCCATCCAACAATGCCCTCAAGATTCTTCAATCTTAATCTTCGACACAACAGGTATTGTCCCAAAGGTTCGTGAAAACAATCCTAAATTCATTCATCTACTGCTGAAAAATACCTCAAAAGCTAACCCTGAACTTCCCTCTGAAAAAGTCTACTCTCTCGTTTATTCTTCTTTGCCTAAAACTGCTAACGCTAATTCTAACATCCGTCTTATGTTTGTAAATGGCCATTTCTGCTGGGCTTTAAAATTTGCAGTCATTACCAACGCTCTCGGTATCCCTTTAGCTTTAGTACCTCTGTTTAACTATGATTCCCCTTCCTCTGACCCACAAGAAGCAAAAGCTATCTCCGACTCTAAAGGTTTAATTCCTTCGCTCGAAACTTTATTCTCTTATATCCCCAAAAATTTCTCCACTTTCATCGCCGACAGTGCTTTGGATTCCCACAACATATACTCCACTTTAAAAAATACCTTTAACTTCTCCAAAATCGTTATTCCACTAAATACAAGAGCTTCTAAAAATACTACACCTACATCAGACCCCAATATCGTTATTTCTGAAGATGGTATCCCTATCTGCAAAAAGTTCAACAAACCTTTTAAACCCGAAGGCAAATGTCAGGGTAAAAATCGCTCTTTGCGCCTTAAATGGACTTGCCCTATGTCACAATACAAAGATGGCAAACGCATCTGCTCTTGCCCTCAGCCTTGTACTACCTCTAAATCGGGTAGAATGTTCTATACATACCCAGATAACTTTCGCTCTTTCCCAGGTATCAACAGAAATTCACAAGAGTTTTTTGACCTCTACAAAAAACGTGTCGCTGTAGAGCAGACTATTTACCACCTGAAATCCTACATGGGCTCTGATACTATCTCTACTTATGACCATATTTCTATTTTCTCTGATTTCTTGCTATCTGCCATTACTTTCTCGCTCTTGTTTATTCTCGCTCACAATATCAAACTCTATTGCTCTAAATTGACTATCAAAAAACTTAACAAGCTCAAAAAACTTATCGCTTAA
- a CDS encoding HPr family phosphocarrier protein codes for MQSLHMKIENSQGISSRAAALLVQVASKFKSLILIEKDEKRANAKSIMGLMSLMVDYGDEVTIITEGEDEKEALEAVLKLIQSDFSEQVADEITQQETKKESQRENSEDNNE; via the coding sequence ATGCAAAGCCTTCACATGAAGATTGAAAATTCTCAGGGGATCTCCTCAAGAGCTGCAGCCCTGCTTGTCCAGGTTGCAAGTAAGTTCAAGTCCCTAATTTTAATAGAAAAAGATGAAAAAAGAGCTAACGCAAAGAGCATAATGGGTTTGATGTCACTTATGGTGGACTATGGCGATGAAGTGACAATTATTACAGAGGGTGAGGATGAGAAAGAAGCACTGGAAGCTGTTTTGAAGCTTATTCAGTCAGATTTCAGTGAGCAGGTTGCTGATGAAATTACCCAGCAAGAAACAAAAAAAGAAAGCCAAAGAGAAAATAGTGAAGATAACAATGAATAA
- the whiA gene encoding DNA-binding protein WhiA, translating to MSFSSAAKAEVSKKLSQNSCCVKAAAAAFLKFTGSIYELDGTFSFKTSFENAQTARSFFLLMKNGFSKHCEVSIKKNSKLQKNYVYTIFLPPSNDNLRILKDLHFVRKGAKEYHLSFSLKEELVKKKCCRKAFLQATFLSCGSITNPEKMYHLEFDVKTKDDAEFLQKVLKSFEFEAKIVERKSHYVVYLKEGEQIVDFLNIIGAHSSLLELENIRIVKELRNNVNRLVNCETANLEKTINASMRHIENIEFIERTIGIDSLPQNLQEIARLRIKYKDASLKELGSMLKKPLGKSGVNHRLRKIDKIAEELRKGGIVYAKPSHED from the coding sequence ATGTCTTTTTCATCGGCTGCAAAAGCAGAGGTGAGCAAAAAGCTTTCTCAAAATTCCTGCTGCGTAAAAGCTGCAGCTGCAGCGTTTTTGAAATTCACAGGGAGCATATATGAGCTTGATGGGACATTTTCGTTTAAAACCTCATTTGAAAACGCCCAGACTGCAAGGTCTTTTTTCCTTCTCATGAAAAACGGGTTTTCAAAACACTGTGAGGTTAGCATTAAGAAAAACAGTAAGTTGCAGAAAAACTATGTTTACACCATCTTTCTGCCTCCAAGCAATGACAACTTGAGAATTTTAAAAGACCTTCATTTTGTCAGGAAAGGTGCGAAAGAGTATCACCTCAGTTTTTCGCTAAAAGAGGAGCTTGTGAAGAAAAAATGTTGCAGAAAGGCTTTTTTGCAGGCAACATTTTTGTCGTGCGGTTCTATTACAAACCCTGAGAAGATGTATCATTTGGAGTTTGATGTGAAAACAAAGGATGATGCGGAGTTTTTGCAGAAGGTTTTAAAGAGTTTTGAGTTTGAGGCAAAAATTGTTGAAAGAAAGTCTCATTATGTAGTATACTTAAAAGAAGGTGAACAGATAGTAGACTTTTTAAACATAATTGGAGCACATTCTTCACTTTTAGAGCTTGAAAATATTCGCATAGTAAAAGAGCTCAGAAACAATGTCAACCGTCTTGTCAATTGTGAAACAGCTAATTTAGAGAAGACCATAAATGCCTCTATGAGGCATATTGAGAATATTGAGTTTATCGAAAGAACAATTGGTATTGACAGCCTTCCACAGAATCTGCAAGAGATAGCACGCCTTAGAATAAAATACAAGGATGCCTCTTTGAAAGAACTTGGAAGTATGCTCAAAAAGCCTCTTGGCAAATCTGGTGTCAATCATAGGCTGAGGAAAATAGATAAAATTGCCGAGGAACTTAGAAAAGGAGGAATAGTATATGCAAAGCCTTCACATGAAGATTGA
- a CDS encoding gluconeogenesis factor YvcK family protein, which produces MPMIFDFLKPGIYIKRWILLMLLSVILISASLAKSIDIFNVSVELRFSFRIGLFVLGIGVFLISLMGLTKGFIRLLNKSLPYRISQKTIFDAIYSKGFLEKGPRIVAIGGGTGLSTMLRGLKNLTANITAVVTVADDGGGSGKLREDLGMLPPGDIRNCILALANTEEIMQKLLNYRFKEGSLKGQSFGNLFLAAMTGIAGSFEKAVKLMSEVLAVRGKVLPVTLDNINLCAELEDGRVVVGESKIPEEVKSSKLPIKRVFITPSDAKPYSEVLDEIERADVIIIGPGSLYTSIMPNLVFKEVVDSIKKSRAKKIYIANIMTQPGETDGYLLCDHIEAIERHCGGKIFDIVIVNNQPIPPDVLERYREDGAQPVFADKKTIEKGYKVVEEGLLSVHDGLIRHNSAKLARVVSNIIYGKDVIHEYRLGYLRLKNFSKPFKS; this is translated from the coding sequence ATGCCAATGATATTTGATTTTCTAAAGCCAGGTATTTATATAAAAAGATGGATTTTATTGATGCTACTTAGTGTTATTTTAATCTCAGCTTCGTTAGCAAAAAGCATTGATATTTTTAATGTTTCGGTGGAACTTCGCTTTTCTTTTCGCATAGGGTTATTTGTTTTAGGAATTGGAGTTTTTTTGATTTCGCTGATGGGTTTAACAAAGGGGTTTATAAGGCTTTTGAACAAGAGCTTACCATACAGAATAAGTCAGAAGACCATATTTGATGCTATATATTCAAAAGGGTTTTTGGAAAAAGGGCCAAGGATTGTTGCAATCGGTGGTGGTACAGGACTTTCTACAATGCTCAGGGGGTTAAAAAACCTCACTGCAAACATCACAGCAGTTGTAACTGTTGCAGACGATGGAGGGGGTTCAGGAAAGCTCAGAGAAGACCTTGGCATGCTTCCACCGGGTGATATAAGAAACTGCATCTTAGCTTTGGCAAACACAGAAGAGATTATGCAAAAGCTTTTGAATTACAGGTTCAAGGAAGGAAGCCTTAAAGGGCAGAGTTTTGGCAACCTGTTCTTAGCTGCAATGACAGGAATTGCAGGGAGTTTTGAAAAAGCGGTAAAGCTCATGAGCGAGGTTTTAGCTGTTCGTGGGAAAGTTTTGCCTGTGACTCTTGACAATATCAATCTTTGTGCTGAGCTTGAAGACGGCAGGGTAGTTGTTGGCGAGTCAAAAATTCCTGAAGAGGTGAAAAGTTCTAAACTACCTATAAAAAGAGTTTTTATAACTCCATCTGATGCAAAACCATATTCTGAAGTTCTGGATGAGATTGAAAGGGCGGATGTGATAATAATTGGACCAGGAAGTCTTTATACAAGCATAATGCCAAATCTTGTGTTCAAGGAGGTTGTTGATAGTATAAAGAAAAGCAGAGCAAAAAAGATTTACATTGCAAACATCATGACACAGCCGGGTGAGACAGACGGATATCTACTGTGCGACCATATTGAGGCAATAGAGAGACATTGCGGCGGAAAGATTTTTGACATTGTGATTGTGAACAACCAGCCAATTCCTCCAGATGTGCTTGAAAGATACAGGGAAGATGGTGCACAGCCTGTTTTTGCTGACAAGAAAACTATCGAAAAGGGATATAAAGTTGTGGAAGAAGGACTTTTGAGCGTACATGACGGGCTTATTCGTCACAACTCAGCAAAGCTTGCAAGGGTTGTGAGCAACATCATCTATGGCAAGGATGTGATCCATGAGTACAGGTTAGGGTATCTGAGATTGAAAAATTTTAGTAAACCGTTTAAGAGCTGA
- the rapZ gene encoding RNase adapter RapZ: MEIVIITGMSGAGKSLAIRAFEDMGFFCIDNLPPQFLPKIAELASATKEKISRIAAVVDIRGGELFDDFKDVLQELKKDDRNFKLLFLDAHDEVLIKRYKETRRKHPLSHEGDGSILEAIQKEREKLEDIKRYADFVIDTSTLLPKDLKEKLFEIFVQQKSKEAMLITIMSFGFKYGLPLDADLVFDVRFIPNPFYVDTLKHRTGKDPEVKEYVLRWDVTKEFLQKLFDLILFLIPNYAEEGKGQLVIAIGCTGGKHRSVTVAEELKKTIENQGYKVSIFHRDIEKDIKG; encoded by the coding sequence TTGGAGATAGTAATAATAACTGGTATGTCTGGGGCTGGCAAGAGCTTGGCAATAAGGGCATTTGAAGACATGGGATTTTTTTGTATAGACAACCTACCACCACAGTTTTTACCCAAGATTGCTGAGCTTGCAAGTGCAACAAAAGAGAAGATTTCAAGGATTGCTGCGGTTGTAGACATTCGTGGTGGTGAACTTTTTGATGACTTCAAAGATGTTCTTCAGGAGCTGAAAAAGGATGACCGTAACTTTAAACTCCTCTTTTTAGATGCCCATGATGAGGTTCTTATAAAACGGTACAAAGAGACAAGGCGAAAACATCCTTTAAGTCATGAGGGTGACGGCAGCATTTTAGAAGCCATTCAAAAGGAAAGAGAAAAGCTTGAGGATATAAAAAGGTATGCTGACTTTGTGATTGATACATCAACGCTTTTGCCAAAGGATTTAAAAGAGAAACTCTTTGAGATTTTTGTTCAGCAAAAGTCAAAAGAGGCAATGCTAATCACTATTATGTCGTTTGGGTTCAAATACGGACTTCCGCTTGATGCTGACCTTGTTTTTGATGTGAGGTTCATCCCAAATCCATTTTATGTGGACACTCTCAAGCACAGAACAGGCAAAGACCCTGAGGTAAAAGAATATGTTTTAAGGTGGGATGTTACAAAAGAATTCTTGCAAAAACTTTTTGACCTGATTTTATTTTTAATACCAAATTATGCAGAAGAAGGGAAAGGGCAGCTTGTAATTGCCATTGGCTGTACTGGTGGCAAGCACCGATCTGTCACAGTGGCTGAAGAGCTTAAAAAGACTATTGAAAACCAGGGATATAAAGTTTCAATATTTCATAGAGATATAGAGAAAGATATAAAAGGGTGA
- the murB gene encoding UDP-N-acetylmuramate dehydrogenase — protein MEFEMYLKNSGIEFLKDHPLKDLTTFKIGGKARYIIFPKSTEELVKVLTLAKDKAINHVVVGNCSNILVSDKGFDGTIIATVKIDFFKIDGNVIEAECGAMLSQVARKACEAGLKGFEFAVGIPGTVGGAVYMNAGAYDGEIKDVFEWAEVLDENLNPVELGRADMRFSYRHSRLKEEKMVLLRAAFCLKFADKEDISPLQKANEFSKRRREKQPLSYPSAGSVFKRPPNNYAGKLIEDAGLKGYRIGDACISEKHAGFIINLGDAKAEDVRKLIYLAQKTVYEKFGILLEPEIQFIGEFETPLFVPENVQNRR, from the coding sequence ATGGAATTTGAAATGTATTTAAAAAATTCAGGTATTGAGTTTCTAAAAGACCATCCGCTAAAAGACCTAACAACATTCAAGATAGGTGGAAAAGCAAGATATATAATATTTCCCAAAAGTACCGAGGAGCTTGTCAAGGTATTGACTTTAGCAAAAGATAAAGCGATAAACCACGTTGTTGTTGGAAACTGCTCAAATATTCTTGTCTCTGACAAAGGTTTTGATGGTACGATAATCGCTACAGTTAAGATAGACTTTTTTAAGATAGATGGAAATGTGATTGAAGCAGAGTGTGGAGCTATGCTCTCTCAGGTTGCAAGAAAAGCGTGCGAAGCAGGTCTAAAAGGTTTTGAGTTTGCGGTAGGAATTCCTGGCACTGTCGGTGGTGCTGTGTACATGAACGCTGGTGCATACGATGGCGAGATAAAAGATGTTTTTGAATGGGCAGAGGTTTTGGATGAGAACTTGAACCCAGTAGAACTTGGTAGGGCAGATATGAGGTTTTCATACAGGCACAGCCGACTGAAAGAAGAAAAAATGGTGCTTCTCAGAGCAGCATTTTGCCTCAAGTTTGCCGACAAAGAAGATATATCCCCTTTGCAAAAAGCAAATGAATTTTCAAAAAGACGGCGAGAAAAACAGCCTCTTTCTTATCCGAGTGCAGGTTCTGTGTTTAAAAGACCGCCAAACAACTATGCAGGAAAGCTTATTGAAGATGCAGGCTTGAAAGGATATAGAATAGGTGATGCGTGTATATCAGAAAAACATGCAGGGTTTATCATAAACTTAGGAGATGCTAAAGCTGAGGATGTGAGAAAGCTCATCTATCTTGCTCAGAAGACTGTGTACGAAAAATTTGGAATTTTGCTTGAACCTGAGATTCAGTTCATAGGCGAGTTTGAAACACCGCTTTTTGTGCCCGAAAATGTCCAAAATAGAAGATGA
- a CDS encoding SOS response-associated peptidase, which produces MCGRYFLNLDENIEEIKKILDEISQKYEGSPLLQKMKSGEIFPTEFAASIVSKDFQREAEILRWGLPLQNKKEVIINARAETILEKPLFSSIISNRCLIPAQGFFEWKKDGSKKQKFFIKPKDCNVFYMAGLYKRIELEGGILVDGFVILTTEPAEEIKHIHNRMPVILKKEHEDLWLFENGSTKALKSLFSVLLKPWEGEIEAVEVKNN; this is translated from the coding sequence GTGTGCGGGAGATACTTTTTGAATCTTGATGAGAACATTGAAGAGATTAAAAAAATCTTAGATGAGATTTCTCAAAAATATGAAGGAAGCCCCCTTTTACAGAAAATGAAATCGGGTGAGATATTTCCTACAGAGTTTGCTGCATCAATTGTGTCAAAGGACTTTCAAAGAGAAGCTGAGATTTTAAGATGGGGATTGCCTCTTCAAAACAAGAAAGAGGTCATAATAAATGCAAGGGCTGAGACCATCCTGGAAAAGCCTCTGTTTTCCAGCATAATATCAAACAGGTGTCTGATTCCTGCTCAGGGCTTTTTTGAGTGGAAGAAAGATGGCAGCAAAAAACAAAAGTTTTTCATAAAACCCAAAGATTGCAATGTCTTTTACATGGCAGGGCTTTACAAAAGAATTGAGCTTGAAGGTGGGATACTTGTAGATGGTTTTGTCATCCTCACAACAGAGCCGGCAGAAGAAATAAAGCATATTCACAACCGCATGCCTGTAATACTGAAAAAGGAGCATGAAGATTTGTGGCTTTTTGAAAATGGGAGCACCAAAGCTCTAAAAAGCTTATTTTCTGTGTTACTTAAGCCATGGGAAGGTGAAATTGAGGCAGTTGAGGTAAAAAACAATTAA
- a CDS encoding HAD-IIA family hydrolase, with amino-acid sequence MKNSNILKNIDLFLLDLDGTVYLGKRVFEGAREFIKLLKENQKDFLFLTNNSSKSSEEYYSKLLNMGFEITKENVFTSGQAMGIYIKTIHKKEKPPRVYVVGTSSLKRELKSMGIFVVDSPNYNIDYLVVGFDISLTYKKLLDACELIRRGVPFLATNPDLVCPLDGGRYIPDCGSICIMLENATKKKPVFVGKPSSIMVDIISNLKKVEKSRIAMIGDRLYTDIKMAKDSGMVAVLVLSGETRMEDVEVSPLKPNLIYGSIKDMYEELKLVFGG; translated from the coding sequence TGCTTGACTTGGACGGCACAGTGTATCTTGGTAAAAGGGTATTTGAAGGTGCAAGAGAGTTTATTAAACTCTTGAAGGAAAATCAAAAAGACTTTCTGTTTTTGACAAACAATTCATCAAAAAGTTCAGAAGAGTACTATTCAAAGCTTTTGAACATGGGCTTTGAAATTACAAAAGAAAACGTATTTACTTCAGGTCAGGCAATGGGAATTTATATCAAAACAATCCACAAAAAAGAAAAACCACCGAGAGTATATGTTGTTGGCACATCATCATTAAAAAGAGAGCTAAAGTCGATGGGCATCTTTGTTGTTGACAGTCCAAATTACAATATAGACTATCTTGTTGTGGGGTTTGACATTTCTCTTACCTACAAGAAACTTTTAGATGCATGTGAGCTTATAAGAAGAGGAGTTCCTTTTTTGGCAACAAACCCGGACCTTGTCTGTCCTTTAGATGGTGGAAGATATATTCCAGATTGCGGGTCTATCTGCATCATGCTTGAGAATGCAACAAAGAAAAAACCTGTATTTGTTGGAAAACCTTCTTCCATAATGGTTGATATAATCTCGAACCTCAAAAAGGTTGAAAAAAGCAGGATTGCGATGATAGGAGACAGGCTTTACACAGACATAAAAATGGCAAAGGATAGCGGCATGGTTGCTGTTCTGGTGCTGTCTGGTGAGACAAGGATGGAAGATGTTGAGGTTTCGCCTTTGAAGCCAAATTTGATATATGGTTCAATAAAGGATATGTATGAAGAGCTAAAGCTGGTCTTTGGAGGCTGA